A genomic window from Rhizobium sp. 007 includes:
- a CDS encoding ABC transporter ATP-binding protein has translation MISIKDIKVVFGKGTPLEKRALNGVSLAIEQGSFVTVIGSNGAGKSTLLGVLAGDVLASEGKVLIGDIDVTRKQTAARAGLVARVFQDPLTGSCGSLSIEENLALAARRGERRGLVAALGSKRRDLFRDRISELNLGLENRMADRMDLLSGGQRQAVSLVMATLAGSEVLLLDEHTAALDPGMAEFVMSLTDKIVSDRKLTTLMVTHSMRQALDYGHRTVMLHGGEIVLDVSGDSRKDLQVEDLIAMFRKMRGQTLDDDALLIG, from the coding sequence ATGATCAGCATTAAGGATATCAAGGTCGTTTTCGGGAAGGGCACGCCGCTGGAGAAGCGGGCGCTAAACGGCGTCAGCCTGGCCATCGAGCAGGGCTCCTTCGTGACCGTCATCGGCTCCAACGGTGCGGGCAAATCGACGCTGCTCGGCGTTCTCGCCGGCGACGTTCTGGCAAGCGAGGGGAAGGTGCTGATCGGCGATATCGACGTGACGCGCAAGCAGACGGCTGCGCGGGCGGGGCTCGTCGCACGCGTCTTTCAGGATCCGCTGACGGGAAGCTGCGGCTCCCTGTCGATTGAGGAGAATCTTGCTCTTGCCGCTCGGCGCGGCGAGCGGCGCGGATTGGTGGCGGCCCTCGGCTCCAAACGCCGCGATCTTTTCCGCGACCGGATCAGCGAACTGAACCTCGGTCTCGAAAATCGTATGGCTGATCGCATGGATCTGCTTTCCGGCGGCCAGCGGCAGGCGGTTTCCCTGGTCATGGCGACGCTGGCAGGCTCGGAGGTCTTGCTGCTCGACGAACATACGGCCGCACTTGATCCAGGCATGGCGGAATTTGTCATGAGCCTCACGGACAAGATCGTCTCAGATCGCAAGCTGACCACGCTGATGGTGACCCATTCCATGCGCCAAGCGCTGGACTACGGACACCGCACGGTCATGCTGCATGGCGGCGAAATCGTGCTGGACGTCAGCGGCGACAGTCGCAAGGATCTGCAAGTCGAAGACCTGATCGCGATGTTCCGCAAGATGCGCGGACAGACGCTCGACGATGATGCACTGCTGATCGGCTGA
- a CDS encoding ABC transporter permease, whose protein sequence is MSEIAFWGAVELGLVYAFVALGVYLAFRVLDFPDLTVDGSFPLGAAVTAVLIIAGVNPWLAALVAMIAGAAAGVVTALLNVRFRILNLLASILTMIALFSVNLRVMGKPNVALINADTMISPFFGHGLRDFYVRPLFVGVLVVIALIVVWRFLESDAGLAMRATGANARMARAQGVDTSRQIYLGMAMSNALVALGGALFAQTNGFADVTSGVGTIVVGLAAVIIGETLLGRRGLLIALIGCVFGSIIYRIAIQLALSTDMIGLQASDLNFVTAVLVTIALILPRLRRGGAPS, encoded by the coding sequence TTGAGTGAGATCGCATTTTGGGGTGCCGTGGAGCTTGGGCTTGTCTACGCCTTCGTTGCTCTTGGCGTTTATCTCGCCTTCCGCGTCCTCGATTTCCCCGATCTGACGGTGGATGGCTCCTTTCCCCTCGGCGCGGCGGTGACAGCGGTTCTGATCATTGCCGGCGTCAATCCTTGGCTGGCAGCGCTGGTTGCGATGATCGCCGGTGCTGCAGCCGGCGTCGTGACGGCGCTCCTCAATGTGCGCTTTCGGATTCTCAACCTGCTTGCCTCGATCCTCACCATGATTGCGCTCTTCTCGGTCAATCTGCGCGTCATGGGCAAACCCAATGTCGCGTTGATCAATGCCGATACGATGATCAGTCCGTTCTTCGGTCATGGCCTTCGCGACTTCTACGTCCGGCCGCTCTTTGTCGGCGTTCTCGTCGTCATCGCGTTGATCGTGGTCTGGCGCTTCCTCGAAAGCGATGCCGGGCTTGCGATGCGGGCAACGGGTGCAAATGCGCGGATGGCGCGGGCGCAGGGCGTCGACACCAGCAGACAGATCTACCTTGGCATGGCGATGTCGAATGCTCTCGTCGCGCTCGGCGGCGCGCTCTTTGCGCAGACGAACGGTTTTGCCGATGTGACGTCCGGCGTCGGTACCATCGTGGTCGGCCTTGCCGCCGTGATCATCGGTGAAACGCTGCTGGGCCGCCGCGGGTTGTTGATTGCGCTCATCGGCTGTGTCTTCGGCTCGATCATTTACCGCATAGCCATTCAACTGGCGCTTTCCACCGACATGATCGGTCTCCAGGCCTCGGACCTCAATTTCGTGACGGCGGTTCTCGTGACCATCGCGCTCATTCTTCCCCGACTTCGCCGCGGAGGAGCCCCATCATGA